CCGCATCGTCGCGGACGAGGAATTCAACCGCCGCACCGTGCGGGTACAGACCCTCAAGGGCGTCGTCGAGAGCACCCTGCGCGTGATCGTCGTGGTGATCGCCCTGATCTCGGCGCTGCAGGCGCTGGGCATCAACCCCACCGGGCTGCTCGCGGGGGTCTCGGTGTTCGGGCTGGCGGTCGGCTTCGGCGCGCAGAGCCTGATCAAGGACGTCTTCAACGGCTTTTTCATCCTGCTCGAGGACCAGTATGGCGTGGGCGACGTGATCACCGTGAACAGCGGCCAGCTGTCCGGCGGCGTGGAGCGCGTGAACCTGCGCGTGACCGCCCTGCGCGCGCTGGACGGCACGGTGCACATCGTCCCGAACGGGCAGATCAACACCGTCAGTGTGAGCAGCAAGGACTGGTCGCGGGTGGTGGCCGAGGTGGACGTCACCTACGCCGCGAACATCAACGACGCGCTGCGCGTGCTGGAACGCGTCAGCAATGAGATCTACGAGGACCAGGAGTGGAATCACTTCTTCCTCGAGAAGCCCGAGATGCAGGGCGTCACGCAGCTTGCCCCGGACGGCGTGACGCTGCGCGCCCTGTTCAAGGTCCAGCCCAAGAGCCAGTACGCGATCGGCCGCGAATTCAACCGCCGTATCAAGATCGCGATGGACCAGAGCAGGATCGAGATTCCCTTCCCTCAGCGCAGCCTGAACTTCGGCACGTCACCCATCGAGGTG
The genomic region above belongs to Deinococcus metalli and contains:
- a CDS encoding mechanosensitive ion channel family protein, whose amino-acid sequence is MWSDLLIQFQKPQVWLGLALTLLVAYALYRFGHTLLKLLEHHVGVHFRRGLDALWLLVVVVGWLSVATTIMALSSVPVLYDLGQDIVGGFRHSAGQFLVVFAMALIAWNLIGTLSRRIVADEEFNRRTVRVQTLKGVVESTLRVIVVVIALISALQALGINPTGLLAGVSVFGLAVGFGAQSLIKDVFNGFFILLEDQYGVGDVITVNSGQLSGGVERVNLRVTALRALDGTVHIVPNGQINTVSVSSKDWSRVVAEVDVTYAANINDALRVLERVSNEIYEDQEWNHFFLEKPEMQGVTQLAPDGVTLRALFKVQPKSQYAIGREFNRRIKIAMDQSRIEIPFPQRSLNFGTSPIEVRLTRAESTPVPKDLAAQDRQNTPVKPSLTRDEEPGELTS